A single region of the Pan troglodytes isolate AG18354 chromosome 18, NHGRI_mPanTro3-v2.0_pri, whole genome shotgun sequence genome encodes:
- the NAGPA gene encoding N-acetylglucosamine-1-phosphodiester alpha-N-acetylglucosaminidase isoform X2 yields the protein MATSTGRWLLLRLALFGFLWEASGGLDSGASRDDDLLLPYPRARARLPRDCTRVRAGSREHESWPPPPATPGAGGLAVRTFVSHFRDRAVAGHLTRAVEPLRTFSVLEPGGPGGCAARRRATVEETARAADCRVAQNGGFFRMNSGECLGNVVSDERRVSSSGGLQNAQFGIRRDGTLVTGYLSEEEVLDTENPFVQLLSGVVWLIRNGSIYINESQATECDETQETGSFSKFVNVISARTAIGHDRKGQLVLFHADGQTEQRGINLWEMAEFLLKQDVVNAINLDGGGSATFVLNGTLASYPSDHCQDNMWRCPRQVSTVVCVHEPRCQPPDCHGHGTCVDGHCQCTGHFWRGPGCDELDCGPSNCSQHGLCTEKCPLGWHGPGCQRPCKCEHHCPCDPKTGNCSVSGVKQCLQPPEATLRAGELSFFTRTAWLALTLALAFLLLISTAANLSLLLSRAERNRRLHGDYAYHPLQEMNGEPLAAEKEQPGGAHNPFKD from the exons ATGGCGACCTCCACGGGTCGCTGGCTTCTCCTCCGGCTTGCACTATTCGGCTTCCTCTGGGAAGCGTCCGGCGGCCTCGACTCGGG GGCCTCCCGCGACGACGACTTGCTACTGCCCTAtccacgcgcgcgcgcgcgcctcCCCCGAGACTGCACACGGGTGCGCGCCGGCAGCCGCGAGCACGAGAGTTGGCCTCCGCCTCCCGCGACCCCCGGCGCCGGCGGTCTGGCCGTGCGCACCTTCGTGTCGCACTTCAGGGACCGCGCGGTGGCCGGCCACCTGACGCGGGCCGTTGAGCCCCTGCGCACCTTCTCGGTGCTGGAGCCCGGTGGGCCCGGCGGCTGCGCGGCGAGACGACGCGCCACCGTGGAGGAGACGGCGCGGGCGGCCGACTGCCGTGTCGCTCAGAACGGCGGCTTCTTCCGCATGAACTCGGGCGAGTGCCTGGGGAACGTGGTGAGCGACGAGCGGCGGGTGAGCAGCTCCGGGGGGCTGCAGAACGCGCAGTTCGGGATCCGCCGCGACGGGACCCTGGTCACCGG GTACCTGTCTGAGGAGGAGGTGCTGGACACTGAGAACCCATTTGTGCAGCTGCTGAGTGGGGTCGTGTGGCTGATTCGTAATGGAAGCATCTACATCAACGAGAGCCAAGCCACAGAGTGTGACGAGACACAGGAGACAG GTTCCTTTAGCAAATTTGTGAATGTGATATCAGCCAGGACGGCCATTGGCCACGACCGGAAAGGGCAGCTGGTGCTCTTTCATGCAGACGGCCAAACGGAGCAGCGTGG CATCAACCTGTGGGAAATGGCGGAGTTCCTGCTGAAACAGGACGTGGTCAACGCCATCAACCTGGATGGGGGTGGCTCTGCCACCTTTGTGCTCAACGGGACCTTGGCCAGTTACCCGTCAGATCACTG CCAGGACAACATGTGGCGCTGTCCCCGCCAAGTGTCCACCGTGGTGTGTGTGCACGAACCCCGCTGCCAGCCGCCTGACTGCCACGGCCACGGGACCTGCGTGGACGGGCACTGCCAATGCACCGGGCACTTCTGGCGGGGTCCCGGCTGTGATGAGCTGGACTGTGGCCCCTCTAACTGCAGCCAGCACGGACTGTGCACGGAGA AGTGTCCCCTTGGCTGGCATGGGCCGGGCTGCCAGAGGCCTTGTAAGTGTGAGCACCATTGTCCCTGCGACCCCAAGACTGGCAACTGCAGCGTCTCCGGAG TAAAGCAGTGTCTCCAGCCACCTGAAGCCACCCTGAGGGCGGGCGAACTCTCCTTTTTCACCAG GACCGCCTGGCTAGCCCTCACCCTGGCGCTGGCCTTCCTCCTGCTGATCAGCACTGCAGCAAACCTGTCCTTGCTGCTGTCCAGAGCAGAGAGGAACCGGCGCCTGCATGGGGACTATGCATACCACCCGCTGCAGGAGATGAATGGGGAGCCTCTGGCCGCAGAGAAGGAGCAGCCAGGGGGCGCCCACAACCCCTTCAAGGACTGA
- the NAGPA gene encoding N-acetylglucosamine-1-phosphodiester alpha-N-acetylglucosaminidase isoform X1: MATSTGRWLLLRLALFGFLWEASGGLDSGASRDDDLLLPYPRARARLPRDCTRVRAGSREHESWPPPPATPGAGGLAVRTFVSHFRDRAVAGHLTRAVEPLRTFSVLEPGGPGGCAARRRATVEETARAADCRVAQNGGFFRMNSGECLGNVVSDERRVSSSGGLQNAQFGIRRDGTLVTGYLSEEEVLDTENPFVQLLSGVVWLIRNGSIYINESQATECDETQETGSFSKFVNVISARTAIGHDRKGQLVLFHADGQTEQRGINLWEMAEFLLKQDVVNAINLDGGGSATFVLNGTLASYPSDHCQDNMWRCPRQVSTVVCVHEPRCQPPDCHGHGTCVDGHCQCTGHFWRGPGCDELDCGPSNCSQHGLCTETGCRCDAGWTGSNCSEECPLGWHGPGCQRPCKCEHHCPCDPKTGNCSVSGVKQCLQPPEATLRAGELSFFTRTAWLALTLALAFLLLISTAANLSLLLSRAERNRRLHGDYAYHPLQEMNGEPLAAEKEQPGGAHNPFKD, encoded by the exons ATGGCGACCTCCACGGGTCGCTGGCTTCTCCTCCGGCTTGCACTATTCGGCTTCCTCTGGGAAGCGTCCGGCGGCCTCGACTCGGG GGCCTCCCGCGACGACGACTTGCTACTGCCCTAtccacgcgcgcgcgcgcgcctcCCCCGAGACTGCACACGGGTGCGCGCCGGCAGCCGCGAGCACGAGAGTTGGCCTCCGCCTCCCGCGACCCCCGGCGCCGGCGGTCTGGCCGTGCGCACCTTCGTGTCGCACTTCAGGGACCGCGCGGTGGCCGGCCACCTGACGCGGGCCGTTGAGCCCCTGCGCACCTTCTCGGTGCTGGAGCCCGGTGGGCCCGGCGGCTGCGCGGCGAGACGACGCGCCACCGTGGAGGAGACGGCGCGGGCGGCCGACTGCCGTGTCGCTCAGAACGGCGGCTTCTTCCGCATGAACTCGGGCGAGTGCCTGGGGAACGTGGTGAGCGACGAGCGGCGGGTGAGCAGCTCCGGGGGGCTGCAGAACGCGCAGTTCGGGATCCGCCGCGACGGGACCCTGGTCACCGG GTACCTGTCTGAGGAGGAGGTGCTGGACACTGAGAACCCATTTGTGCAGCTGCTGAGTGGGGTCGTGTGGCTGATTCGTAATGGAAGCATCTACATCAACGAGAGCCAAGCCACAGAGTGTGACGAGACACAGGAGACAG GTTCCTTTAGCAAATTTGTGAATGTGATATCAGCCAGGACGGCCATTGGCCACGACCGGAAAGGGCAGCTGGTGCTCTTTCATGCAGACGGCCAAACGGAGCAGCGTGG CATCAACCTGTGGGAAATGGCGGAGTTCCTGCTGAAACAGGACGTGGTCAACGCCATCAACCTGGATGGGGGTGGCTCTGCCACCTTTGTGCTCAACGGGACCTTGGCCAGTTACCCGTCAGATCACTG CCAGGACAACATGTGGCGCTGTCCCCGCCAAGTGTCCACCGTGGTGTGTGTGCACGAACCCCGCTGCCAGCCGCCTGACTGCCACGGCCACGGGACCTGCGTGGACGGGCACTGCCAATGCACCGGGCACTTCTGGCGGGGTCCCGGCTGTGATGAGCTGGACTGTGGCCCCTCTAACTGCAGCCAGCACGGACTGTGCACGGAGA CCGGCTGCCGCTGTGATGCCGGATGGACCGGGTCCAACTGCAGTGAAG AGTGTCCCCTTGGCTGGCATGGGCCGGGCTGCCAGAGGCCTTGTAAGTGTGAGCACCATTGTCCCTGCGACCCCAAGACTGGCAACTGCAGCGTCTCCGGAG TAAAGCAGTGTCTCCAGCCACCTGAAGCCACCCTGAGGGCGGGCGAACTCTCCTTTTTCACCAG GACCGCCTGGCTAGCCCTCACCCTGGCGCTGGCCTTCCTCCTGCTGATCAGCACTGCAGCAAACCTGTCCTTGCTGCTGTCCAGAGCAGAGAGGAACCGGCGCCTGCATGGGGACTATGCATACCACCCGCTGCAGGAGATGAATGGGGAGCCTCTGGCCGCAGAGAAGGAGCAGCCAGGGGGCGCCCACAACCCCTTCAAGGACTGA